A window from Citrus sinensis cultivar Valencia sweet orange chromosome 3, DVS_A1.0, whole genome shotgun sequence encodes these proteins:
- the LOC102627530 gene encoding uncharacterized protein LOC102627530 isoform X1 has protein sequence MENKKKSENGCGIEDDEESLQLLGGDRENQVGLASAGGGGEEATCRFGAGGNGGAAAGEILDVKAFHQLFGEDGGGNLVNEDFLQVGKSSVNACENGGLDFASELFEGLFGEVSGGGNGGEGIGSLFGQVNGSGGGDGNGGLGFCGEGFGGLFGSVDDGNGIERLFGEIAASGNANDGKSALVMPKRKRGRPVGSKNKKKVPAYQADIEGLSKVGEDGIEGPMKKRGRPKGSKNKRKKNFDEQNQEFPGQIARGEDRDGKITCNIEQPIGDGNAEPKYRQGQCSAVERGYNSVVGTILQAGSEIQRDTGMPVDASFGDAAVRENVKPKKKRGRPKGSKSKKQKLAEGNQEIASAKVCDDTITCNIEQSIIGDGIVEPKYRQAHSTAVGEVHSAGEGVYNGVVGTILPTGLKIQRDRGMPVNARFGDGVVRENVKPEKKRGRPKGSKSKKQKLAKGNQEISSDIVCGVGDYYSNVRLEGLENQRVTAVNEEYGIVNVEASNGDGADCVTAGAKDKPAWLQVFNNTKNHFAGVVYEVPVEILVGDNACDQNFRPLDLENKRTTCGGDENRKMNVEATEGETVNSMPRKKRGRPKGWKKKKEIVGAEEIIQPLSGGDNFVLLKRKRGRPKGWKKKKEIVGAEEIIQPLSGRDNIVLLKRKRGRPKGWKKKKEIVGAEEIIQQLSGGGNIVLLKKKRGRPMGSKKKNKILTSEENRRMPGNIVCDNSSGHKNVLPVSLERTSMAKGEEKQQVGDVQKNDCGNKKPCKRGRGKDGKNKRAVFYGKALNRILAKKHQNQRPPTKIGEEKGKYMKVKRGCLVEEGSDIGHGDINTCKLSNDSVKIEKRTRGRPRKICNQSENSESIDATSCKKEQRGLMCHQCLRNDRSDVVVCANCKRKRYCYQCVAKWYPEKTREDIEIACPFCRGNCNCRVCLKQDLDVLAGHQEEDKNIKLEKLLYLLQKTLPLLRHIQQEQNSELEVESKICGIQLTEDHVKRSVLDDDDRVYCDNCSTSIVNFHRSCPNPDCSYDLCLTCCWEIRKDIQSGDKEAKSSQQQVFEKVRGQVAELNGQNSVNFGTDDCVADMSCKFLDWRAEPHGRIPCPAKARGGCGTQMLTLRRIFDANWVSKLITTAEDLTFSYRSLDVNVSQGCSLCHPVDSAENGTKPLEVRQAAYRENSQDNYLYCPNAIQLGNSAIEHFQMHWIRGEPVIVRNVLETTCGLSWDPMVMWRAFVGARRILKEEAHKVKAIDCLEWCEVEINIFQFFKGYLEGRRYRNGWPGMLKLKDWPPSNSFEECLPRHGAEFIAMLPFADYTHPKSGPLNLATKLPAVLKPDLGPKAYIAYGSSEELGRGDSVTKLHCDISDAVNVLTHTAEVKIPPWQQKIIKNLQKKYDAEDLDKLSSRVPNASGRVGRKPQKKPPKEKNPKVNTTGSDSLMEHFNLEEKKQDGLQNTSQEGEYSKGLDALWLTPKRRESALGQSDFHGPKPDQGERDAASESLPDNRIQSYNNCLDDARANPSFPNGMDTGHSCAAVEEFQPAHALEGNHETVEGSVCNQDHPYDVAGKTELVKGEGSLEATYSDDGVDNEASIESDVNAERDNFLDNHMTDVVYGGAVWDIFRRQDVPKLIEYLQKHQKEFRHINNHPVTSVIHPIHDQTLFLSERHKKQLKEEFNVEPWTFEQHLGEAVFIPAGCPHQVRNRKSCIKVALDFVSPENVQECIQLTEEFRLLPKGHRANEDKLEVKKMALYAVSAAVSEAQILTSKSE, from the exons ATggagaacaagaagaagagtGAAAATGGTTGTGGAATCGAAGATGATGAGGAGAGTTTGCAGCTTTTGGGTGGGGATCGGGAAAATCAAGTGGGTTTGGCTTCTGCAGGTGGAGGAGGAGAAGAAGCTACGTGTCGGTTTGGTGCTGGTGGTAATGGTGGTGCTGCTGCTGGCGAAATTCTTGATGTTAAAGCTTTTCATCAGTTGTTTGGTGAAGATGGAGGTGGGAATCTTGTGAATGAAGATTTTTTACAGGTGGGTAAATCTAGTGTCAATGCTTGTGAGAATGGTGGTTTGGATTTTGCTAGTGAGCTATTTGAGGGTTTGTTTGGTGAAGTCAGTGGTGGTGGAAATGGTGGTGAAGGAATTGGCAGCCTTTTTGGTCAAGTTAATggtagtggtggtggtgatggaAATGGGGGTTTGGGATTTTGTGGAGAAGGGTTTGGGGGTCTGTTTGGGAGTGTTGATGATGGTAATGGAATCGAGCGTCTGTTTGGTGAAATAGCAGCAAGTGGAAATGCAAATGATGGTAAGAGTGCTCTGGTAATGCCAAAGCGTAAGCGTGGCAGGCCTGTGGGTtcaaagaataagaaaaaggTTCCTGCTTACCAAGCTGATATTGAAGGGTTAAGCAAAGTTGGTGAGGATGGGATTGAGGGGCCTATGAAGAAGCGAGGTCGGCCAAAGGGTTCTAAGaataagagaaagaaaaattttgatgagCAAAATCAAGAATTTCCTGGTCAAATTGCAAGGGGTGAAGATCGTGATGGGAAAATTACTTGCAATATTGAACAGCCAATTGGAGATGGGAATGCGGAGCCTAAGTATAGGCAAGGTCAGTGTAGTGCAGTTGAGAGAGGTTACAATAGTGTTGTTGGTACTATTTTGCAGGCAGGTTCAGAGATTCAGAGGGATACTGGAATGCCCGTTGACGCCAGTTTTGGTGACGCAGCCGTAAGAGAGAATGTCAAGCCAAAGAAAAAGCGTGGACGACCAAAGGGTTCCAAGAGCAAGAAGCAGAAGCTGGCTGAAGGTAATCAAGAAATTGCAAGTGCTAAAGTTTGTGATGATACAATTACTTGCAATATTGAACAGTCAATTATTGGAGATGGGATTGTGGAGCCTAAGTATAGGCAAGCACATTCAACTGCAGTTGGTGAAGTGCATAGTGCAGGTGAGGGAGTTTACAATGGTGTTGTTGGGACTATTTTGCCGACAGGTTTGAAGATTCAAAGGGATAGGGGAATGCCAGTTAACGCCAGATTTGGTGATGGAGTGGTTAGAGAGAATGTCAAGCCAGAGAAAAAGCGTGGACGACCAAAGGGTTCCAAGAGCAAGAAGCAGAAGTTGGCTAAAGGTAATCAAGAAATTTCCAGTGATATTGTATGTGGTGTTGGCGATTATTATAGTAATGTTAGACTTGAGGGTTTGGAGAACCAGAGGGTTACTGCTGTAAATGAGGAATACGGGATAGTGAACGTTGAAGCTAGTAATGGTGATGGAGCTGATTGTGTGACAGCAGGGGCAAAGGATAAGCCTGCCTGGCTACAGGTTTTTAACAATACGAAGAACCATTTTGCTGGCGTTGTTTATGAGGTGCCTGTTGAAATTTTGGTAGGTGATAATGCCTGTGACCAGAATTTTAGGCCTCTGGATTTAGAGAATAAGAGGACTACATGTGGAGGTGATGAAAATAGGAAAATGAATGTTGAAGCAACTGAAGGTGAAACTGTGAATTCCATGCCGAGGAAGAAGCGTGGCCGGCCAAAAGgttggaagaagaagaaggaaattGTTGGTGCTGAAGAAATTATTCAACCGCTGTCAGGCGGAGACAATTTTGTACTGTTAAAGAGAAAGCGAGGCAGGCCAAAAGgttggaagaagaagaaggaaattGTTGGTGCTGAAGAAATTATTCAACCGCTGTCAGGCAGAGACAATATTGTACTGTTAAAGAGAAAGCGAGGCAGGCCAAAAGgttggaagaagaagaaggaaattGTTGGTGCCGAAGAAATTATTCAACAGCTGTCAGGCGGAGGCAATATTGTACTGTTAAAGAAAAAGCGAGGCAGGCCTATGGGttctaaaaaaaagaacaaaattctTACCAGTGAAGAAAATCGCAGAATGCCTGGCAATATTGTGTGTGATAATAGTTCTGGTCATAAGAATGTACTTCCAGTGAGCTTAGAGAGAACAAGCATGgcaaaaggagaagaaaaacaGCAGGTTGGGGATGTGCAGAAGAATGATTGTGGTAATAAGAAGCCATGCAAGCGAGGCCGAGGAAAGGATGGAAAGAATAAGAGAGCAGTTTTTTATGGGAAAGCTTTGAATAGGATTTTAGCGAAGAAGCATCAAAATCAGAGACCTCCTACTAAGATAGGAGAGGAAAAGGGAAAATATATGAAAGTGAAAAGGGGTTGTCTGGTTGAAGAAGGAAGTGATATCGGCCATGGAGATATAAATACATGCAAGTTATCAAATGACTCtgtcaaaattgaaaagaggACTAGAGGAAGACCAAGGAAAATTTGCAACCAATCAGAAAACTCAGAGTCAATC GATGCTACCAGCTGCAAAAAGGAGCAGAGGGGTTTGATGTGCCACCAATGTTTGAGGAATGATAGGAGTGATGTTGTCGTTTGTGCCAATTGCAAAAGGAAACGCTATTGCTATCAATGTGTTGCAAAGTG GTACCCAGAGAAAACAAGAGAGGACATAGAGATTGCCTGTCCTTTCTGCAGGGGCAATTGCAATTGCAGAGTATGCCTTAAACAAGATTTAGATGTTCTG GCTGGGCACCAAGAAGAGGATAAAAATATCAAGTTGGAAAAGTTACTTTACTTGCTACAAAAGACGCTACCTCTCCTGAGGCATATTCAACAGGAGCAGAACTCTGAATTGGAAGTAGAATCCAAAATCTGTG GTATCCAGTTGACAGAAGATCATGTGAAGAGATCTGTACTGGACGATGATGATCGAGTGTATTG TGACAATTGCAGTACATCCATTGTCAATTTCCACAGAAGCTGTCCAAATCCTGATTGTTCCTATGATCTCTGTCTCACTTGTTGTTGggaaataagaaaagataTTCAGTCTGGAGATAAGGAAGCAAAATCTTCTCAACAGcaagtttttgaaaaagtgCGTGGTCAAGTGGCAGAATTGAATGGCCAAAATTCTGTAAATTTTGGAACAGATGATTGCGTGGCTGATATGTCTTGTAAATTTCTTGATTGGAGAGCAGAGCCTCATGGTAGGATCCCCTGTCCTGCCAAAGCACGGGGAGGTTGTGGGACTCAAATGCTTACCCTTAGACGCATTTTTGATGCTAATTGGGTTAGCAAATTGATTACGACTGCAGAAGATCTGACTTTCAGTTATCGTTCACTGGATGTCAATGTTTCTCAAGGATGTTCTTTGTGTCATCCTGTTGATTCTGCTGAAAATGGAACAAAACCTCTTGAGGTAAGGCAGGCAGCTTATAGAGAGAACAGTCAGGACAATTATCTGTACTGCCCAAATGCAATCCAATTGGGAAACAGTGCAATTGAGCATTTTCAAATGCACTGGATCAGAGGGGAACCAGTTATTGTCAGAAACGTACTTGAAACGACTTGTGGACTTAGTTGGGATCCGATGGTCATGTGGAGGGCCTTTGTCGGGGCACGGAGGATATTAAAAGAGGAAGCTCACAAGGTTAAAGCCATTGATTGTTTGGAGTGGTGTGAG gttgaaattaatattttccagTTCTTTAAGGGGTACTTAGAAGGTCGAAGGTACAGGAATGGATGGCCAGGAATGCTGAAGTTGAAGGATTGGCCTCCATCAAATTCATTTGAGGAGTGTTTGCCAAGGCATGGTGCTGAATTCATAGCTATGCTTCCCTTTGCTGATTATACCCATCCAAAATCTGGTCCATTGAATCTTGCCACAAAGCTTCCTGCTGTTTTAAAGCCTGACTTGGGACCCAAAGCATACATTGCTTATGGGTCTTCGGAAGAACTTGGAAGAGGTGATTCAGTGACGAAACTACATTGTGACATTTCTGATGCG GTCAATGTTCTGACTCACACAGCTGAAGTGAAGATTCCCCCATGGcaacaaaaaatcattaaaaatttacagaaGAAATATGATGCTGAAGATTTGGACAAGCTTTCAAGTCGTGTGCCAAATGCATCAGGTAGAGTGGGAAGGAAGCCACAAAAAAAAcctccaaaagaaaaaaaccctAAAGTGAACACCACTGGGAGTGACTCCTTAATGgagcattttaatttagagGAAAAGAAACAAGATGGCTTACAAAACACATCCCAAGAGGGAGAATATTCAAAAGGGTTGGATGCCCTGTGGTTAACTCCAAAAAGGAGAGAATCTGCTCTGGGGCAGTCTGATTTTCATGGTCCAAAACCAGACCAGGGTGAGAGGGATGCAGCTTCAGAGTCCTTACCAGACAACAGGATTCAGAGCTATAATAATTGTCTGGATGATGCTAGGGCTAATCCCTCCTTTCCAAATGGGATGGATACAGGGCACAGCTGTGCTGCAGTTGAAGAATTTCAACCTGCCCATGCACTTGAGGGTAACCATGAAACAGTTGAGGGAAGTGTGTGCAATCAAGACCATCCTTATGATGTAGCAGGGAAAACAGAACTTGTCAAGGGTGAAGGGTCTTTGGAGGCAACTTATTCAGATGATGGAGTTGATAATGAAGCATCAATTGAGTCCGATGTGAATGCAGAAAGAGATAATTTTCTGGATAATCACATGACAGATGTTGTATATGGTGGTGCTGTTTGGGACATTTTCCGTAGGCAGGATGTACCCAAATTGATTGAGTACTTACAGAAGCATCAGAAAGAATTCCGCCACATTAATAATCATCCTGTGACTTCT GTTATTCACCCCATTCATGACCAGACCCTTTTTCTAAGTGAGAGACATAAAAAGCAGCTGAAGGAGGAGTTTA ATGTTGAACCTTGGACATTCGAGCAACATCTTGGTGAGGCTGTTTTCATTCCTGCTGGATGCCCACATCAAGTGAGAAATAGAAAG TCCTGCATTAAAGTGGCCCTCGACTTCGTATCCCCTGAAAATGTTCAAGAATGCATTCAGTTGACTGAGGAGTTTCGTTTGCTTCCAAAAGGTCACAGAGCAAATGAAGACAAATTAGag GTAAAGAAGATGGCATTATATGCCGTAAGCGCAGCTGTAAGTGAAGCCCAAATTCTTACTTCGAAATCCGAGTGA